One genomic region from Argentina anserina chromosome 2, drPotAnse1.1, whole genome shotgun sequence encodes:
- the LOC126783323 gene encoding protein disulfide-isomerase-like, protein MASSRVFLGFSLLVALCFTAIHADEADSKEFVLTLDSSNFSDTISKHNFVVVEFYAPWCGHCKKLAPEFEKAASILSSNEPPVILAKVDANEEVNKGLATDYDVKGFPTIKIFRDGGKIIQEYKGPREADGIVSYLKKQSGPASVEIKSADDATTLVGEKKIVVVGVFEKFSGDEYETFLALAQKLRSDYEFGHTLDAKHLPRGDSSVTGPVVRLFKPFDELFVDFKEFNLEALEKFIEESSLPVVTEFNNDPDNHPFVIKFFNGPNAKAMLFLNFSSDAADAFKSKYREVAEKYKGEGISFLVGDLEASQGAFQYFGLREDQVPLIIIQTNDGQKFLKPHLEPDHISVWVKEYKDGKVSPYKKSEPIPEKNDEPVKVVVAESLQDIVFESGKNVLVEFYAPWCGHCKKLAPILDEVAVSFEKDPDVVIAKFDATANDVPSEFDVKYYPTLYFKTASGKLLPYDEDDKSKEGLITFIEKNRDKTETKTENQESSKDEL, encoded by the exons ATGGCGTCATCTAGGGTTTTTCTCGGCTTCTCCTTGCTCGTCGCTCTCTGCTTCACCGCGATCCATGCCGACGAGGCTGATTCCAAGGAGTTCGTCCTCACTTTGGACAGCTCCAACTTCTCTGACACTATCAGCAAGCACAACTTCGTCGTCGTCGAGTTCTACGCTCCATG GTGTGGCCACTGCAAGAAGCTGGCTCCAGAG TTTGAAAAAGCTGCGTCTATCTTGAGCAGCAACGAGCCACCGGTCATTCTAGCAAAAGTTGATGCAAATGAGGAAGTAAACAAGGGACTTGCTACTGATTATGATGTTAAGGGTTTCCCCACAATCAAGATTTTTAGAGATGGTGGGAAGATTATCCAGGAATACAAGGGTCCTCGTGAAGCTGATGGCATTGTTTCTTATTTGAAGAAACAAAGTGGTCCAGCTTCTGTTGAGATTAAGAGTGCCGATGATGCAACTACTCTTGTTGGTGAAAAGAAGATAGTTGTT GTCGGTGTGTTCGAGAAGTTTTCTGGAGACGAGTATGAGACGTTCTTGGCTCTAGCTCAGAAATTGCGTTCTGATTATGAATTTGGTCACACTCTTGATGCGAAGCACCTACCCCGTGGGGATTCATCTGTGACTGGGCCAGTAGTTAGGCTTTTCAAGCCATTTGATGAACTTTTTGTTGATTTCAAG GAGTTCAATCTAGAAGCTCTTGAGAAGTTCATTGAAGAATCTAGCTTGCCAGTTGTTACAGAATTCAACAATGACCCAGACAACCACCCTTTTGTGATCAAGTTCTTCAATGGTCCAAATGCTAAG GCTATGTTGTTTCTGAACTTCAGCAGTGATGCTGCTGATGCTTTTAAATCAAAGTATCGTGAAGTTGCTGAGAAATACAAAGGAGAAGGCATAAGCTTTTTGGTTGGGGATCTAGAGGCTAGTCAAGGTGCCTTCCAG TACTTTGGACTTAGAGAAGATCAAGTGCCTCTGATCATCATCCAGACCAATGACGGACAAAAGTTTTTGAAACCACATTTGGAGCCAGACCATATCTCAGTTTGGGTGAAGGAGTACAAG GATGGGAAAGTATCACCATACAAGAAGTCTGAACCCATCCCTGAGAAGAATGATGAGCCTGTAAAAGTTGTAGTTGCTGAGAGCCTCCAGGACATAGTTTTCGAGTCCGGGAAAAATG TGCTGGTTGAGTTCTATGCTCCATGGTGTGGACACTGCAAGAAGCTTGCACCAATTTTGGATGAAGTTGCTGTATCCTTTGAGAAGGATCCTGATGTTGTTATTGCAAAATTT GACGCTACTGCAAATGACGTGCCCAGTGAGTTTGATGTGAAATACTATCCAACTTTGTACTTCAAGACAGCAAGTGGAAAGCTTTTGCCCTATGATGAGGATGACAAGTCCAAGGAAGGTCTCATTACTTTCATCGAAAAGAATCGGGACAAAACTGAGACTAAAACTGAGAACCAAGAATCATCAAAAGATGAGCTCTAA